One window of the Streptomyces asoensis genome contains the following:
- a CDS encoding class I adenylate-forming enzyme family protein: MKGSVAYQSIQKRGLHIGLLPALAAAVNGSTPITLDHDLDVLPEAGRHLTVSRLADLVDDLAARLWAAGVRPDEHIVVHKRANADVWVLACAASRIGAVPVMLSPGLDPATVAALLERVERPSLLTDGHKLDALAEVPLAELTRRVLTVGGARPGAHSLGEFAGAPRVKPVVRPIDEAAVITHTSGTTGLPKLVVHTPRTQGIRLKPQWRLLSLMRKKETAAIHISFVHSRMVAAMALALLREMPVLLMNESDPATVAELFLTHRPGLIEALPNSLMDWEGLTEDARRPFASVKYFSSTFDAIHPRTMSRLLKSSERRGALFFQIYGQSEVGPAVGRAYFRGSAHKVDGRCVGWQMPRGAAKVRVVGRDGRPPSEKNPGFIEVAWPGLAKTYFAEQERYDSNRDGDWWRTGDVGYRTRFGCLHMLDREVDMIAGVRSSLEVEDLVLGRLDELSELVVIQGPNAEPVPVICTHDDRPLDRDRWRAAVAAFPQLADPIQIPQAELPRTATLKVQRLALASRLQDQLEDRT; encoded by the coding sequence ATGAAGGGCTCTGTGGCCTATCAATCGATACAGAAGCGCGGCCTTCACATCGGCCTGCTGCCGGCGTTGGCCGCGGCCGTCAACGGGTCGACGCCGATCACCCTCGACCATGATCTCGACGTCCTGCCCGAGGCGGGCCGCCACCTGACGGTCTCCCGGCTCGCCGACCTGGTGGACGACCTGGCGGCCCGTCTGTGGGCGGCCGGGGTGCGCCCCGACGAGCACATCGTGGTCCACAAGCGGGCCAACGCCGATGTGTGGGTGCTGGCCTGCGCCGCGTCCCGGATCGGCGCGGTGCCCGTGATGCTGTCGCCCGGCCTGGACCCGGCGACCGTCGCCGCCCTGCTCGAGCGGGTCGAGCGGCCCAGCCTGCTCACCGACGGGCACAAGCTGGACGCGCTGGCCGAGGTGCCGCTGGCAGAGCTGACCCGGCGGGTGCTCACCGTCGGCGGTGCGCGGCCCGGGGCGCACTCGCTCGGCGAGTTCGCCGGGGCGCCGCGGGTGAAGCCGGTGGTGCGGCCGATCGACGAGGCCGCCGTGATCACCCACACCTCCGGCACCACCGGACTGCCCAAGCTGGTCGTGCACACGCCCCGCACCCAGGGCATCCGCCTCAAACCGCAGTGGCGGCTGCTGTCCCTGATGCGCAAGAAGGAGACGGCCGCGATCCACATCTCCTTCGTGCACTCCCGGATGGTCGCGGCGATGGCCCTGGCACTCCTGCGGGAGATGCCGGTGCTGCTCATGAACGAGTCGGACCCCGCCACGGTCGCCGAGCTGTTCCTCACCCACCGGCCCGGGCTCATCGAGGCACTGCCCAACTCGCTGATGGACTGGGAGGGCCTGACCGAGGACGCCCGCAGGCCGTTCGCCTCGGTGAAGTACTTCAGCAGCACCTTCGACGCCATCCACCCCCGCACGATGAGCCGGCTGCTGAAGTCCTCCGAGCGGCGCGGGGCCCTGTTCTTCCAGATCTACGGGCAGAGCGAGGTCGGCCCCGCCGTCGGCCGCGCCTACTTCCGCGGCTCCGCCCACAAGGTCGACGGGCGCTGCGTCGGCTGGCAGATGCCCCGGGGCGCGGCGAAGGTGCGGGTGGTCGGCCGGGACGGCAGACCACCGTCCGAGAAGAACCCCGGCTTCATCGAGGTTGCCTGGCCCGGCCTGGCCAAGACCTACTTCGCCGAGCAGGAGCGCTACGACAGCAACCGCGACGGCGACTGGTGGCGGACCGGCGACGTCGGCTACCGCACCAGGTTCGGCTGCCTGCACATGCTCGACCGCGAGGTCGACATGATCGCCGGGGTGCGCAGCTCCCTCGAAGTCGAGGACCTCGTGCTCGGCCGGCTCGACGAGCTGAGCGAACTCGTCGTGATCCAGGGCCCCAACGCCGAGCCGGTCCCGGTGATCTGCACCCACGACGACCGGCCCCTGGACCGCGACCGCTGGCGCGCGGCCGTCGCCGCCTTCCCCCAGCTGGCCGACCCGATCCAGATCCCGCAGGCCGAACTGCCGCGCACCGCCACGCTGAAGGTGCAGCGGCTCGCACTGGCCAGCCGGCTCCAGGACCAGCTCGAGGACCGGACGTGA